In one Zalophus californianus isolate mZalCal1 chromosome 10, mZalCal1.pri.v2, whole genome shotgun sequence genomic region, the following are encoded:
- the TEX50 gene encoding LOW QUALITY PROTEIN: testis-expressed protein 50 (The sequence of the model RefSeq protein was modified relative to this genomic sequence to represent the inferred CDS: inserted 1 base in 1 codon), with amino-acid sequence MSIQGLXLTFSLLFICFFKESFCICDGTIWTKVGWEIFPEEMHYLKVKPSPSHCLPYPLDKLCCSFANMDIFQGSLHLIYILVQALFLILSVLSVHYLWMKWKKHQKKLKKPASSNTFGNDLENQSIYDIDQILCRLVATTSVMTKYLNERSHHPPAKKVKHRKLKRKRSEEGARGTRPIHMQM; translated from the exons ATGTCCATTCAAGGAC TCCTaactttttctctgttgtttatCTGCTTCTTTAAGGAGAGCTTCTGCATTTGTGATGGAACTATCTGGACAAAGGTTGGATGGGAGATTTTTCCAGAAGAAATGCATTATCTGAAAGTTAAGCCTTCTCCATCTCACTGTCTACCTTACCCTCTGGACAAACTATGCTGCAGTTTTGCCAATATGGATATATTTCAGGGTTCTTTacatctcatttatattttagtacAAGCTCTCTTTTTAATCCTGTCTGTTTTATCTGTGCATTACCTgtggatgaaatggaaaaaacaccaaaaaaag CTGAAAAAACCAGCCTCCTCAAATACATTTGGTAATGACCTAGAAAATCAGTCCATCTATGACATTGACCAAATACTCTGCCGGCTGGTGGCCACAACATCAGTGATGACCAAGTATCTGAATGAGAGGTCCCATCATCCTCCAGCGAAGAAAGTCAAGCACCGAAAACTAAAGAGGAAGAGGAGTGAAGAAGGAGCCAGAGGAACTAGACCTATCCATATGCAAATGTAG